The stretch of DNA cacccggccgtggtttacTGCACCACGACAACGGGGAATGAGGAAAGCCGGTTCCCTTTCCTCACGCACATGTCATGCCACCATTGCCGTGTTCTCTGCGGCGCTCAAGCAGATTTGCAGGAACAAACGCCGGACAAAATAATCAGGCCATGTCGGCGGCCAGGCCTGCTGCCTCGCGCCGGCTGACGGCCGAGGCTCCATGACGAACCAGGGAGAAGCATGACGGATCGGAGAGACGCGGAGAGGAAGGGAGGCGCGTGCGTGCACTCACTGGGGTTGTCGGAGGTGAGCGTTGCGGACGCCCGGAAGTCGCAGTTCCAGGGGTGGCGCCCCGCCGCCTGGTAGAGCTGGTTGATGGCgtacgcggcgtgggcgcgcacCGTGTTGGGCTCGAAGCACGCGCCGCCGGGCTGGATGGCGCCGCAGTCCACGCCCACCTGCGCGCACGCGTAGTCCAGGTCCGCCTGCAGCTCCGCGTCCGACGCGCCGTCCCGCGCCAcgcaccacccgccgccgccgccgccccgcggctgccccgccgccggcgcggcggcccccgcccccgccagtCCGGCGTCGTACGCCATGCTCAGGTCCGTGTGGTACAGCCCGAAGGAGCGCTCCGACGCCGGCCCGGGCTTGAGGTCCTCGTCGTACAGCGCGAACAGGTACGTCTCCACCGGCCTCCCCGGCATCAGCGGCGTGCCGGCGCCGGACCGCAGGTGGGCCACCAGGTTCGACACGTACGCCCGGGCGTTCTCCACCGAGGCGccgggctcgccggcgtcgcccctCGTCGGCCACCCCGTCTCCGCCACCACGATGTCCACGTTCCCGTACCCGGCGCGCACCATCGCCGACTTGACGGCGTCCAGCTGCGCGTCGAACATGTTGGTGTACTTGATCTTGGAGCCGGCGTCGACGCGGCCGGCGTTGggctggaagaggcagaaggcGAGCGTGTCCGGGCGCGGGTCGGACTGGTACGCGAACCACGGGTAGGGGTTGATCATGAAGGGCGCGCCGGTCTTGCTGAGGAAGCTCAGGATGCCCTGCACCTGCGGTGTGATGTCCGGGTGGAACGCGCCCGTGGACGGCGGGTCCGACTGCGCCATCACGCCCATGGTGTTGACGGTGGAGAACCtgacccccgcggcggcgccgcccgcggcggcggcggcggcgcggaggttcTGCATGGCCGGGAGCAGCGCCGCGGCCAGGGAGGCGTCCCCGGACTCGAGCACCTCGTTGCCCACGGCCACGGCGGAGATGGCCGTGGCCGGGACGAACGGGAGCACGTTGGCGGCgagccaccgcgacgccgcggcCGGGTCCGCGGCCAGCGAGGGGATGTCGCCGTTGGCCacgccgacgacgacggagaTGTTGGAGCCGGCCAGCGCGCGGATGAGC from Panicum virgatum strain AP13 chromosome 9K, P.virgatum_v5, whole genome shotgun sequence encodes:
- the LOC120648386 gene encoding glucan endo-1,3-beta-glucosidase 7-like: MGAAARTVSSLLPIWLLSLVCASSAQPYIGVNYGEVADNLPPPEETARLLKSTAISKVRLYGVDAGLIRALAGSNISVVVGVANGDIPSLAADPAAASRWLAANVLPFVPATAISAVAVGNEVLESGDASLAAALLPAMQNLRAAAAAAGGAAAGVRFSTVNTMGVMAQSDPPSTGAFHPDITPQVQGILSFLSKTGAPFMINPYPWFAYQSDPRPDTLAFCLFQPNAGRVDAGSKIKYTNMFDAQLDAVKSAMVRAGYGNVDIVVAETGWPTRGDAGEPGASVENARAYVSNLVAHLRSGAGTPLMPGRPVETYLFALYDEDLKPGPASERSFGLYHTDLSMAYDAGLAGAGAAAPAAGQPRGGGGGGWCVARDGASDAELQADLDYACAQVGVDCGAIQPGGACFEPNTVRAHAAYAINQLYQAAGRHPWNCDFRASATLTSDNPSYGACVYTGGGQ